A genome region from Lucilia cuprina isolate Lc7/37 chromosome 3, ASM2204524v1, whole genome shotgun sequence includes the following:
- the LOC111679592 gene encoding S-phase kinase-associated protein 1 yields MPNIKLQSSDDEIFDTDVQIAKCSGTIKTMLDDCGMEDGDNAVVPLPNVNSAILRKVLHWANYHKDDPQPPEDDENKEKRTDDISSWDADFLKVDQGTLFELILAANYLDIKGLLDVTCKTVANMIKGKTPEEIRKTFNIKNDFTPAEEEQVRKENEWCEEK; encoded by the coding sequence ATGCCCAACATCAAATTGCAATCGTCGGACGATGAGATTTTCGACACTGACGTACAAATTGCCAAATGCTCGGGCACCATCAAGACCATGTTGGATGATTGTGGCATGGAAGATGGTGACAATGCCGTAGTGCCCTTGCCTAATGTAAATTCTGCAATTTTACGCAAAGTTCTACACTGGGCCAACTATCACAAAGACGATCCCCAACCCCCTGAGGATGATGAGAACAAAGAAAAACGCACCGATGATATTTCATCGTGGGATGCCGATTTCCTAAAGGTCGATCAGGGTACGCTATTCGAATTGATTTTAGCAGCCAACTATTTGGACATCAAGGGACTGTTGGATGTTACCTGTAAAACTGTGGCCAATATGATTAAGGGTAAAACTCCAGAAGAGATTCGCAAgacgtttaatattaaaaacgaTTTTACTCCGGCTGAAGAAGAACAAGTACGCAAAGAAAATGAATGGTGTGAAGAGAAATAG
- the LOC124419143 gene encoding uncharacterized protein LOC124419143, with protein MCDAEAITKDIQNILYHYKENQNRILLNACNEIRLCHGGYRDLIMRHKMLRRLTYFSTFILCIFTLIFLTCGLWLLRSYNYSYNLGGCSSETFLLPFEECPVVF; from the exons atgtGTGATGCCGAAGCAATTACCAAAGAtattcaaaacattttatatcattataaagaaaatcaaaatcgCATTTTACTGAATGCATGCAATGAAATACGTCTTTGTCATGGTGGATATAGAGATTTGATAATGCGCCACAAAATGTTAAG acgtttaacatatttttcgacgtttattttgtgtatttttacattaatatttcTAACGTGTGGCTTGTGGTTGTTAAGAAGTTATAATTATTCATATAATCTGGGAGGTTGTTCCTCAGAGACTTTTCTTTTGCCTTTTGAAGAATGTCCCGTAGtcttttaa
- the LOC111679605 gene encoding histone-lysine N-methyltransferase Suv4-20, which produces MVVGSHHSRRGETASKYGNSSAAATATGTTTNNSSLSSVTAAAAAKQTHSMSSNGHYSSHNGGSNNNNGYLLPLSGINGTTNSIVSRLSQSTGMTPKELSENDDLATSLILDPHLGFQTHKMNIRFRPLKVDTAQLKAIVDEFIQTQNYEVAVKKIFSGPWLPRSYRNKNKMSIKRLHDHIIRYLRVFDKDSGFVIEACYRYSLEGQKGAKICATKRWQKNDKIECLVGCIAELSEAEEAALLHSGKNDFSVMYSCRKNCAQLWLGPAAYINHDCRANCKFVATGRDTACVKVLRDIEIGEEITCFYGEDFFGDGNCYCECETCERRGTGAFAGKNGNGQYGSEHALTLGLNGACVVGDTNAVSGGYRLRETDNRINRIKSRANSTNSTNTDLTNGALSDNSSGNINNNNNTTASLNNNNNNNNINKTKIDAGSPESVKKPAAVVVTPLTMQELRQKGMTKYDAEMIMANTRQHTPHTHHLHNQQQQQQHHTNQTENHETLLGQSKVGENAPRSYRESLRKSSRVNSTSSTISSGSTEDFASLANVNTRGSSNKVTTADEPKTGAATTTNTNSLATTRRNLRKGGSGTIMHHTKTTRSNAGVTTRHTRSTAAAAMGLKCENLLNNQQAEDNVITLVSESEQEQTDVESNHTTAMKTTNQQNDHLHSDENDPSKQQQPEKRLTRNGAITTKTRVLRHHQTSSTSSVITAATLVTETSTPATVDEHAHQSSVVNCKHTKPLTNFNIKNTNNGQQSPLQQEHHHHQHHHHHHIHNQPAKRSETAAANLSNTTTANNSANFDNISTKGENRTSCSSSSSCSSKSNVNATSIGPEQKNIGDNQEQSLGILEKSHSSNKLNNSSSPSYKKNLIESFEEVAKGNNLSVSNINCSSKNINTSIHEDSNNLTEEPPPPSLLQQQQQRLRRTGAGRRTSYSHEPVITDNSATAATSVGAGINLRKRHHTNSDGSSSTTSNSTASTFCMNSAINSGSTPIPAVEPLLKTPERRLKLTLRMKRSPILDEVIESGTSLSDESSSVTGGSTCSRSSSHSEPVEYEILRMEGITENGLDYEEEMPHKRKKRHKSKERHHHHHHHHRRHHRRNLSSIEELEQQIDSELLDAKETTPPPPPPPTSQTLTPQKKRLRLIFGNETHTIDIPPTTTNANNESSLIDDSLNESTASSTLDTSINTSNPNISATTVSSSSSNSMVNISLTSSTEAAASASPPLTSSASNSSFASACSAASQVVAFNLEEPLREPLNLSMHSQKLMGNTFHNHNAKFPATSPSAVAATTTLMHNNLNSTTAASLASATTAATSIFLSQAIPKHTFGSCALIAPSFARNLVNNTVVSVVNTSPLRLLNNTVAASATTAASFNSNSPHAASSLPISLTATLTTTNTNTNTATTKKSTDLITH; this is translated from the exons ATGGTTGTTGGTTCACATCACAGCCGCCGTGGTGAAACTGCTAGTAAATACGGAAATTCTTCAGCGGCTGCCACTGCCACAGGCACTACTACCAATAATTCCTCATTGAGTAGTGTCACTGCCGCCGCCGCCGCCAAACAAACACACTCAATGTCTTCAAATGGTCATTATAGTTCTCATAATGGCGGTTCAAATAATAACAACGGTTATCTCCTGCCTCTCAGTGGTATTAATGGTACCACTAATAGCATTGTATCCCGACTTTCACAATCGACCGGCATGACGCCAAAGGAATTATCGGAAAACGATGATTTAGCCACTTCATTAATTTTAGATCCTCATCTGGGATTTCAAACGCACAAAATGAATATTCGTTTTCGTCCTCTGAAAGTGGATACAGCTCAACTTAAAGCCATTGTTGATGAATTTatacaaacacaaaattatGAGGTGGcggttaagaaaattttcagtgGACCTTGGTTGCCCCGAAGTTaccgaaataaaaacaaaatgtctataaaaagaCTGCATGATCAt ATAATACGTTATTTAAGAGTTTTCGATAAGGATAGTGGCTTTGTTATAGAAGCCTGTTATCGTTATTCGTTGGAGGGTCAGAAAGGAGCCAAAATATGTGCCACAAAACGTTGGCAAAAGAACGATAAAATCGAATGTTTAGTGGGATGTATAGCAGAACTTAGTGAAGCCGAGGAAGCGGCACTTTTGCACTCGGGCAAAAATGATTTCTCCGTCATGTATAGCTGTCGTAAAAATTGCGCCCAACTGTGGTTGGGACCAGCAGCCTATATAAATCACGATTGTAGAGCTAATTGTAAATTCGTAGCTACTGGTAGAGATACAGCCTGCGTTAAAGTATTACGAGATATTGAGATTGGTGAGGAAATTACATGTTTCTATGGTGAGGATTTTTTCGGTGATGGCAATTGCTATTGCGAATGTGAGACCTGTGAACGTAGGGGTACTGGAGCTTTTGCTGGTAAGAATGGCAATGGCCAGTATGGTTCAGAACATGCTCTTACATTGGGTCTTAATGGAGCATGTGTTGTGGGTGATACGAATGCTGTTAGTGGTGGCTATCGATTGAGAGAAACCGATAATCGTATTAATCGCATTAAAAGTCGTGCAAATTCAACCAATTCCACAAATACCGATCTCACAAATGGAGCTTTAAGTGATAACTCTTCAGGgaatataaacaacaataataacactaCTGCAAGtctcaacaataacaacaacaataataatattaacaaaacaaaaatagacGCTGGTTCGCCTGAAAGTGTTAAAAAACCTGCTGCTGTAGTAGTGACTCCATTAACAATGCAAGAATTGCGCCAAAAAGGCATGACAAAATACGATGCCGAAATGATTATGGCCAATACTAGGCAACATACACCACACACACATCATTTacacaaccaacaacaacagcaacaacatcatacAAATCAAACAGAAAATCATGAAACTCTTTTAGGACAAAGTAAAGTAGGAGAAAATGCTCCTCGTAGTTATCGGGAATCACTTAGAAAATCTTCTCGTGTTAATAGTACAAGTAGCACCATCTCTTCTGGTTCCACAGAGGATTTTGCTAGCTTAGCAAATGTTAATACACGAGGATCATCAAATAAAGTCACTACAGCAGATGAGCCAAAAACAGGAGCTGCCACAACAACCAATACAAACAGCTTAGCAACAACTAGAAGAAATTTACGAAAAGGCGGTAGCGGTACCATAATGCATCATACAAAAACAACACGTTCTAATGCAGGAGTAACAACACGACATACACGGTCAACGGCAGCAGCCGCTATGggtttaaaatgtgaaaatctcttaaataatCAACAGGCAGAAGATAATGTTATAACTTTGGTGTCAGAATCTGAACAAGAACAAACTGATGTAGAGTCCAATCATACGACAGCGATGAAAACCACAAACCAGCAGAATGATCATTTGCATTCCGATGAAAACGATCCAAGTAAACAACAGCAACCAGAAAAGCGTTTGACCCGTAATGGTGccattacaacaaaaacaagagtGTTGAGACATCATCAAACTTCATCAACATCTTCAGTAATAACAGCAGCCACTTTAGTTACAGAAACATCAACACCAGCAACAGTGGATGAACATGCTCATCAATCATCAGTTGTAAATTGTAAACATACAAAacctttaacaaattttaatattaagaataCAAATAATGGTCAACAGTCTCCACTACAACaagaacatcatcatcatcaacatcatcatcatcatcatattcATAACCAACCTGCGAAACGCAGTGAAACTGCAGCAGCAAACTTATcaaacacaacaacagcaaataactCCGCAAACTTTGATAACATTAGTACAAAGGGTGAGAACAGGACTAGCTGTAGTAGTAGCAGTAGTTGTAGTAGTAAAAGCAACGTTAATGCAACAAGTATTGGCCCAGAACAGAAGAACATTGGGGATAATCAAGAACAGTCCTTGGGTATATTAGAAAAAAGCCATAGTAGTAATAAATTGAATAATAGTAGTAGCCCtagttataaaaagaatttgatAGAATCATTTGAAGAAGTTGCCAAAGGCAATAATCTTAGTGTTAGTAATATTAATTGTAGCAGTAAGAATATTAATACTAGTATACATGAAGATTCTAATAATCTTACTGAAGAACCGCCTCCTCCTTCtcttttgcaacaacaacaacaacgtttgAGACGCACCGGGGCAGGACGTCGCACTAGTTATTCCCATGAACCTGTGATAACAGACAattcagcaacagcagcaacttCTGTTGGTGCTGGTATTAATTTGCGTAAACGTCATCATACAAATAGTGATGGGTCTAGCAGTACCACATCAAATAGCACTGCTAGCACATTTTGTATGAATAGCGCTATAAATTCTGGTTCAACCCCTATACCCGCCGTCGAACCCTTATTGAAAACACCCGAAAGAAGGCTTAAGCTAACACTGCGCATGAAAAGATCACCTATTTTGGATGAGGTCATAGAATCGGGTACCAGTTTGAGTGATGAAAGTAGTAGTGTTACAGGCGGCTCGACTTGTAGTCGTTCATCTTCTCATTCCGAACCCGTAGAATATGAAATACTACGCATGGAAGGTATAACGGAGAATGGTTTAGACTACGAGGAAGAAATGCCTCATAAAAGGAAAAAACGTCATAAATCAAAAGAAcgtcaccatcatcatcaccaccatCATCGTAGGCACCACAGACGTAATCTCTCCTCTATAGAAGAGCTGGAACAGCAAATTGATAGTGAATTATTAGATGCCAAAGAAACGACACCTCCACCGCCGCCACCCCCAACGTCTCAGACGTTGACGCCTCAAAAGAAACGTTTACGTTTGATATTTGGTAATGAAACCCATACCATTGACATTCCACCAACAACCACAAACGCCAACAATGAAAGTAGTCTTATAGATGATTCTCTTAATGAATCAACTGCTTCTTCTACTTTAGATACATCCATAAATACTTCAAACCCTAATATTTCGGCAACAACGGTGTCATCTTCATCATCCAACTCAAtggtaaatatttctttaacctCTTCCACAGAAGCAGCAGCCTCCGCTTCGCCACCTCTAACATCTTCAGCCTCAAATTCCTCTTTTGCTTCGGCTTGTAGTGCCGCCTCACAAGTTGTTGCTTTTAACTTAGAAGAACCTTTAAGAGAACCTCTCAACTTATCCATGCATAGCCAAAAACTAATGGGCAACACATTTCACAATCATAACGCAAAATTTCCTGCAACATCTCCTTCAGCTGTTGCGGCCACTACTACTCTAATGCACAACAATTTAAATTCTACTACGGCTGCTAGTTTAGCTTCAGCCACCACTGCAGCCACCTCAATATTCTTATCGCAGGCTATACCGAAACATACTTTTGGCTCTTGTGCTTTAATTGCACCCTCATTTGCTCGTAATTTAGTAAATAATACCGTAGTTTCGGTAGTCAATACGTCACCACTGCGTTTGCTTAATAATACTGTTGCTGCATCGGCTACTACAGCTGCTAGCTTCAATTCAAACTCTCCCCATGCTGCCTCATCATTACCAATAAGCCTCACCGCTACTCTTACCACCACAAATACCAATACAAATACTGCGACTACGAAAAAAAGTACTGATCTCATAACGCATTGA